A section of the Phacochoerus africanus isolate WHEZ1 chromosome 4, ROS_Pafr_v1, whole genome shotgun sequence genome encodes:
- the LOC125124227 gene encoding olfactory receptor 2Z1-like has product MRELNRSMTSYFTLMSLFSHSGPHLVLFSLVATIFTMGLLGNAILLFLLHTDSRLHTPMYFLLSQLSLLDVGFPLVTIPKMAADFLQGEDSISFEGCAAQMFFLMLMGVSEGVLLSLMSYDRYVAVCHPLHYPMLMRRQVCLLMVGTSWLSGVLVASIQTSMTLQFPYCASRTVDHFFCELPALLKLSCTDTSAYELALSISGVLILLLPLSLIATSYSHVLGAILHMHVTEARHKAFTTCSSHITVVGLFYGAAVFMYMVPSTYHSPQQDNVVSLFYSLITPMLNPLIYSLRNREVQVALVKILGRAGFRSKR; this is encoded by the coding sequence ATGAGGGAATTGAATCGGTCAATGACCTCCTACTTCACTCTCATGAGTCTTTTCAGCCACTCAGGACCACATCTGGTCCTATTCTCTCTTGTGGCTACCATATTCACCATGGGCCTTCTGGGCAATGCAATCCTGCTCTTCCTGCTCCACACAGACTCTAgactccacacacccatgtacttcctGCTCAGCCAACTCTCCCTGTTGGATGTTGGCTTTCCACTGGTCACCATCCCCAAGATGGCAGCTGACTTCCTGCAGGGAGAGGATTCCATCTCCTTCGAAGGTTGTGCAGCTCAGATGTTCTTCCTGATGTTGATGGGTGTCTCTGAGGGTGTCTTACTATCCCTCATGTcttatgaccgctatgtggctgTGTGCCACCCCCTGCATTATCCTATGCTCATGAGACGTCAGGTATGCCTGCTCATGGTGGGCACCTCCTGGTTGTCAGGTGTGCTTGTGGCCTCCATCCAGACATCCATGACCCTTCAATTCCCCTACTGTGCCTCACGCACTGTGGACCACTTCTTCTGTGAGCTGCCCGCCCTGCTCAAGCTCTCTTGTACAGACACCTCCGCCTATGAGTTAGCGCTGTCCATCTCTGGAGTGCTGATCTTGCTGCTGCCCCTGTCTCTCATTGCTACCTCCTACAGCCATGTGTTGGGGGCCATTCTCCACATGCACGTAACTGAGGCTCGACACAAGGCCTTTACCACTTGCTCTTCACACATCACCGTGGTGGGGCTCTTTTATGGGGCAGCCGTGTTCATGTACATGGTACCAAGCACCTACCATAGCCCACAGCAGGACAATGTAGTCTCCCTCTTCTACAGTCTTATCACTCCCATGCTCAACCCCCTTATCTATAGCCTGAGGAACCGAGAAGTTCAAGTGGCTTTGGTCAAGATCCTTGGCAGGGCTGGCTTCAGATCAAAGAGATGA